A window of the Odocoileus virginianus isolate 20LAN1187 ecotype Illinois chromosome 20, Ovbor_1.2, whole genome shotgun sequence genome harbors these coding sequences:
- the LOC110141009 gene encoding tigger transposable element-derived protein 1-like, translating into MRPEMRRLCSPVGPVESAGPCCGPEAEMAWQERPRGHCGTALGTADGQREESVLKCMARGGSLKPPQPQGLGKAPLGLGFRHSAKWDRKSITLHLKLEVLRRFEEGQKLTQIARALGLATSTVASIRVNKDRIRASSQAATPICTTQLTRCRGALMGRMERLLSLWIEEQKRKNLPVSTVLIQDQACRLFAQLQQEQGSGGQAETFGASNGWFARFKVRHNVLLTDEPAVADAQAAACYPAVLRAILEEGCYSPRQVFNVDETGLFWKRLPERMLLALEGTAGPRPKASKDHLTLLLGGNAAGDFKLKPLLVYPSENPRALRGCSKANLPVVWRSNRNDWLTPVIFQEWFTSCFCPAVESYCASHGLPHRALLLLKSAPCHPVHLGGLSAHVRVEFLPKNTSTLIQPMNQGVITTFKSQYLRRTLSQLAQETGGADQPSVWEFWRSYTVVTAVDNIAEAWVELQPATMNSAWRKLWPECVLTGAPKPSAVPQLPHSIEALASCTGLGDEAEANVVSHLLQAPGEPTPIPLGMDSGHVRGPGLPCQASQGLASRRPESEATGGTEAEGTGVGALCPEHLARALSHFAAGLRVLSENNPNWERSLRVSRAVYYALAHLRELLRERRLQAQAAPGPPEAP; encoded by the exons ATGAGGCCGGAGATGAGGAGGCTCTGCAGCCCCGTAGGCCCAGTTGAGTCAGCTGGCCCATGTTGCGGCCCGGAG GCAGAGATGGCGTGGCAGGAGAGGCCCAGGGGCCACTGTGGCACGGCGCTGGGTACCGCTGACGGGCAGAGGGAAGAGAGCGTGTTGAAGTGCATGGCTCGGGGAGGCAGCCTGAAGCCCCCCCAGCCGCAGGGCTTGGGAAAGGCGCCCCTCGGGCTTGGCTTCCGCCACAGTGCCAAGTGGGACCGGAAGTCCATCACCCTGCACCTGAAGCTGGAGGTACTTCGGCGCTTTGAGGAGGGGCAGAAACTGACGCAGATTGCCCGCGCCCTGGGGCTGGCCACCTCCACGGTCGCCTCCATCCGTGTCAACAAGGACAGGATCCGGGCCAGTTCTCAAGCAGCCACGCCCATCTGCACCACGCAGCTCACGCGCTGCCGGGGCGCACTGATGGGGCGCATGGAGCGCCTGCTGAGCCTGTGGATCGAGGAGCAGAAGCGGAAGAACCTGCCAGTCAGCACGGTGCTCATCCAGGATCAGGCGTGCCGGCTCTTCGCTCAGCTGCAGCAGGAGCAGGGCAGTGGCGGCCAGGCCGAGACCTTTGGGGCCAGCAACGGCTGGTTTGCCCGGTTCAAGGTGCGCCACAATGTGCTGCTGACGGACGAGCCCGCTGTGGCCGACGCCCAGGCTGCTGCGTGCTACCCGGCGGTGTTGCGCGccatcctggaggagggctgcTACTCACCGCGACAGGTCTTCAACGTGGACGAGACAGGCCTGTTCTGGAAGCGGCTGCCTGAGCGCATGCTTCTGGCACTGGAGGGGACAGCTGGGCCCCGGCCCAAGGCCTCTAAGGACCACCTGACGCTGCTGCTCGGTGGCAATGCGGCTGGTGACTTCAAGCTGAAGCCCCTGCTGGTGTACCCCTCGGAGAACCCACGTGCCCTCAGAGGCTGCTCCAAGGCCAACCTGCCTGTGGTCTGGCGCTCCAACCGCAATGACTGGTTGACGCCTGTCATCTTCCAGGAGTGGTTTACTAGCTGCTTCTGCCCCGCTGTGGAAAGCTACTGTGCCAGCCACGGCCTCCCGCACCGtgccctgctgctgctgaaaAGCGCGCCCTGCCACCCTGTCCACTTGGGTGGCCTCTCGGCCCACGTGCGAGTTGAGTTCCTGCCCAAGAACACGTCCACCCTGATCCAGCCCATGAACCAGGGTGTCATCACCACCTTCAAGTCCCAGTATCTTCGCCGCACACTCAGCCAGCTGGCCCAGGAGACGGGTGGTGCAGACCAACCCTCTGTGTGGGAGTTCTGGCGCAGCTACACCGTCGTGACCGCTGTGGACAACATTGCTGAGGCCTGGGTGGAGCTGCAGCCTGCCACCATGAACAGTGCCTGGAGAAAGCTCTGGCCCGAGTGTGTGCTGACTGGTGCTCCCAAGCCCAGCGCTGTACCCCAGCTACCCCACAGCATCGAGGCACTAGCCAGCTGCACAGGCCTGGGTGATGAGGCTGAGGCCAATGTTGTTAGCCACCTGCTGCAGGCCCCCGGGGAGCCCACACCCATCCCCTTGGGTATGGACAGTGGGCACGTCCGTGGCCCTGGGCTGCCCTGCCAGGCTAGTCAGGGCCTGGCCTCTAGAAGACCGGAGTCGGAGGCCACAGGGGGTACGGAGGCTGAGGGCACAGGTGTGGGTGCACTGTGCCCCGAGCATCTGGCCCGGGCCCTGTCCCACTTTGCCGCTGGCCTGCGAGTCCTCTCAGAGAACAATCCTAACTGGGAACGCAGCCTGCGGGTGTCCCGGGCTGTCTACTATGCCCTTGCCCACCTCCGGGAGCTGCTCCGGGAAAGGAGGCTACAGGCTCAGGCTGCTCCTGGGCCTCCAGAGGCCCCATGA